The Staphylothermus marinus F1 genome has a segment encoding these proteins:
- a CDS encoding aldo/keto reductase, whose product MEYVEIRNTGIKISRIGLGTWQFSEAWGVTNYEDAKKIVEKALEMGINFFDTAMVYGNGMSEEFLGRALRELSVKREEVFIATKIPGDFLTPEDVFRSVDKSLKRLGTEYIDLLQLHWPPCWHNHPTCPYMRALEKLVDLGKVRFLGVSNYPVKLLEEVRSCLSKTDIVSMQYRYNLIERQAEIELIPYAEKNNMIFLPWSPLSKGALTGKYSLDNLPEFQDVRHRDPIFHPENFKKIQPLIDALKQLSQKYNKSPAQISLNWMIMYSKNIVPIPGAKKPEHVVDNANSVGWRLSYEDWRLLDEISKGIRISYATWYLY is encoded by the coding sequence ATGGAATATGTTGAAATAAGAAATACTGGAATTAAGATTTCTAGGATCGGGCTCGGTACATGGCAATTTAGTGAGGCATGGGGTGTTACAAATTATGAAGACGCCAAAAAAATTGTTGAGAAAGCGTTAGAGATGGGGATAAACTTCTTCGATACTGCGATGGTTTATGGTAATGGTATGAGTGAAGAGTTTCTTGGAAGAGCTCTTAGAGAGCTCAGTGTTAAGAGAGAGGAAGTATTTATTGCTACTAAGATACCCGGTGATTTCTTAACGCCTGAGGACGTATTTAGATCGGTTGATAAATCCTTGAAGCGTCTTGGAACAGAATATATTGATCTATTACAGCTTCACTGGCCACCATGCTGGCATAATCATCCCACATGTCCATATATGAGAGCTTTAGAGAAATTAGTTGATTTAGGCAAGGTTAGGTTCCTAGGTGTGAGTAATTATCCAGTTAAGTTATTAGAGGAAGTTAGGAGTTGTTTATCGAAAACAGACATTGTCAGTATGCAGTATAGATATAATTTGATTGAAAGACAAGCAGAAATAGAGCTAATACCTTATGCGGAGAAGAATAATATGATATTTCTACCATGGAGCCCATTATCTAAAGGAGCATTAACTGGAAAATATAGTCTCGATAATTTGCCGGAGTTTCAGGATGTGAGACATAGGGATCCAATCTTTCATCCGGAAAACTTCAAAAAAATACAGCCTCTAATTGATGCGTTAAAACAATTATCTCAGAAATATAATAAATCACCTGCTCAAATATCGTTGAACTGGATGATAATGTACAGTAAAAACATTGTACCAATACCTGGAGCTAAGAAACCTGAACATGTAGTGGATAATGCTAATAGCGTTGGATGGAGACTTAGCTATGAAGATTGGAGATTACTAGATGAAATAAGTAAGGGTATTAGAATATCTTATGCTACATGGTATCTCTACTGA
- a CDS encoding phosphate ABC transporter ATP-binding protein, which produces MKYAVEINGLNVFIRGKKILDNVNLKIPANSIFTIMGPSGSGKSTLLRVINRLIDLIPFSRVEGKVHVFGKDIYSIDPYMLRKNIGMVFQTPNPFPHLSIYDNVALGAKLNGVAKNRKELDKIVEWALKTAMLWDEVKDRLHDPPSKLSGGQRQRLCLARALALKPKILLLDEPTANIDPVNTWKIEEALVSLKNQLTIIMVTHSPHQATRISDYIAFLYMGKIIEQGPSKQILINPQNELTQKFLTGGI; this is translated from the coding sequence ATGAAATATGCTGTAGAAATAAATGGGCTTAATGTATTTATTAGAGGAAAAAAGATCCTTGATAATGTAAACTTGAAGATTCCAGCAAACTCTATATTTACAATTATGGGTCCAAGTGGTTCGGGAAAAAGCACGTTGTTAAGAGTAATAAATAGATTAATAGATCTCATTCCATTTTCTAGAGTTGAAGGCAAGGTCCATGTATTCGGCAAGGATATCTATAGTATAGACCCATATATGTTACGTAAAAATATAGGAATGGTTTTTCAAACACCAAACCCCTTCCCCCATTTAAGCATATATGATAACGTAGCATTAGGAGCTAAGCTTAACGGTGTTGCAAAGAATAGAAAAGAACTAGATAAGATAGTCGAATGGGCATTAAAAACTGCAATGCTATGGGATGAAGTTAAGGATAGACTACATGATCCCCCCTCAAAGCTTAGTGGAGGACAGAGACAAAGACTATGCCTTGCAAGAGCATTAGCTTTAAAACCAAAAATACTCCTACTAGACGAACCCACCGCTAACATAGACCCTGTCAATACATGGAAAATAGAGGAGGCACTAGTATCACTTAAAAACCAGTTAACAATAATAATGGTAACACATTCACCGCATCAAGCCACACGTATTTCCGACTATATAGCATTTCTATACATGGGCAAAATAATTGAACAAGGCCCATCAAAACAAATACTTATCAATCCACAAAACGAACTTACACAGAAATTCCTAACAGGAGGGATATAG
- the ahcY gene encoding adenosylhomocysteinase produces MEYRVKNMELAEQGKLKIEWAENHMPVLMLLRKKYSGSKPLRGLRIGAVLHVTKETAVLMKALKDAGAEDVVLAASNPLSTQDDVAAALVEYGIRVYAWRGMSSEEYYWCINQVVKSDPDIVLDDGGDLHATIHREHLDLADKIIGGTEETTTGVIRLKALERDGLLKYPVIAVNNAYTKYLFDNRYGTGQSTFDGILRATNILVAGKVVVVAGYGWVGRGIAMRARGLGARRVIITEVDPIRALEAVFDGFEVMPMIKAAEVGDIFITATGNKAVIRKEHIEKMKDGAILANAGHFNVEIWIPDLESLSMNKRVIRPNVTEYKLRDGRRIYLLAKGRLVNLVAAEGHPSEVMDMSFANQFLAVKYLYDNRGKLPPKVFNPPLELDRRVARLKLESMNIEIDKLTKEQEEYLKSWTLGT; encoded by the coding sequence ATGGAGTATAGAGTTAAGAATATGGAATTGGCTGAGCAAGGCAAGTTAAAGATTGAATGGGCTGAAAACCATATGCCGGTATTGATGCTTTTGAGGAAGAAATATTCTGGATCAAAACCGCTTAGAGGATTAAGAATTGGTGCAGTACTACATGTGACTAAAGAAACAGCTGTCTTAATGAAAGCTTTAAAGGATGCTGGTGCAGAAGATGTAGTGTTAGCTGCTAGTAATCCGTTATCGACACAAGATGATGTAGCTGCTGCATTAGTAGAGTATGGTATAAGGGTTTATGCTTGGAGAGGTATGAGTAGCGAAGAATATTATTGGTGTATAAACCAAGTGGTTAAGAGCGATCCTGATATAGTATTGGATGATGGTGGAGATCTGCATGCAACTATTCATAGGGAACACTTGGATTTAGCTGATAAAATAATTGGTGGAACAGAGGAAACAACAACAGGTGTTATAAGGCTTAAAGCATTGGAGAGAGATGGATTATTGAAATACCCTGTTATCGCTGTTAATAATGCATATACTAAATACTTATTTGATAACAGGTATGGAACAGGGCAGAGCACATTTGATGGAATACTTAGAGCTACAAATATACTAGTTGCTGGCAAAGTAGTTGTTGTAGCAGGTTATGGATGGGTTGGCAGAGGAATAGCTATGCGTGCTAGAGGACTAGGTGCTCGCAGAGTAATTATTACCGAGGTTGATCCTATTCGTGCATTAGAAGCAGTATTTGATGGATTCGAGGTAATGCCTATGATTAAAGCAGCAGAAGTTGGTGATATATTTATTACTGCGACAGGCAACAAGGCTGTTATTAGAAAAGAGCATATAGAGAAAATGAAGGATGGAGCAATACTAGCTAATGCCGGCCACTTCAACGTTGAAATATGGATACCTGATCTAGAATCCTTATCAATGAATAAGAGAGTGATTAGACCCAATGTTACAGAGTATAAGCTAAGAGATGGTAGGAGAATATATCTATTAGCTAAAGGTAGACTAGTAAACTTAGTAGCAGCAGAAGGTCATCCCAGCGAAGTAATGGATATGAGTTTTGCAAACCAGTTCCTAGCTGTAAAATACTTATATGATAATAGAGGAAAGTTACCGCCAAAAGTTTTCAATCCGCCACTAGAACTAGATAGAAGAGTTGCTAGATTAAAACTAGAATCGATGAATATAGAGATAGATAAGCTCACAAAGGAGCAAGAAGAATATCTTAAATCATGGACTCTTGGAACATAA
- the psmB gene encoding archaeal proteasome endopeptidase complex subunit beta: protein MSSLPGTVLGIKAVNGVVIAGEKRLTYDGYVLSKNTRKVHPITKHVGIGFAGLVGDAQFIIRALRMEAENYELQLGREIRVRGLAKILSLILYSYKLAPLMTEVVVGGFDEKGPQIYVLDPVGSLIEDKYVALGSGGPIALGIIEKEYREDIDVDEAEKLAVSAIREAIERDAVSGDGVDVLRITEEGYSLREYMFRRETS from the coding sequence ATGAGTAGTTTGCCTGGTACAGTATTGGGTATTAAGGCTGTTAACGGAGTAGTTATTGCTGGCGAGAAAAGATTAACTTATGATGGATACGTGTTAAGCAAGAATACTAGAAAAGTCCACCCAATAACTAAACATGTAGGTATAGGTTTTGCTGGATTAGTAGGCGATGCACAATTCATTATTCGTGCTCTACGGATGGAAGCTGAAAACTACGAGTTACAGCTGGGACGTGAAATACGTGTTAGAGGGCTTGCTAAAATATTATCACTAATACTTTACTCATACAAACTTGCCCCACTCATGACCGAGGTTGTTGTGGGGGGATTTGATGAGAAAGGTCCACAAATATATGTATTGGATCCTGTTGGTAGCTTGATAGAGGATAAATATGTTGCTTTAGGTTCTGGAGGACCCATAGCACTAGGCATTATTGAGAAAGAATATAGAGAAGACATAGATGTTGATGAAGCAGAAAAACTCGCGGTCTCAGCTATACGTGAAGCTATTGAGCGAGACGCTGTATCTGGTGATGGAGTAGACGTATTGAGGATCACGGAAGAGGGTTATTCTCTGAGAGAATACATGTTTAGAAGGGAGACTAGCTAG
- a CDS encoding endonuclease V, giving the protein MSIVFDYRRAVRIQRALAEKAFKSIENIGRIDLDKIKYVVGVDAAYHKGLMYGVAVLLDFSSGNVLEHSVVIKKPPIPYVPGLLAFREAPAYISAVLKLRHEPDIIFVDGHGLSHPRGLGIATHIGLVLDKPSIGVAKKKLYGEIREINGEKYLEAHGMIVARIIKHKGQELYISIGYKITLEDAYLLTTKLLTPKYKLPLPTAIADQLSKRIAHRKK; this is encoded by the coding sequence GTGAGTATTGTTTTTGATTATAGAAGAGCTGTTAGGATTCAGAGAGCTCTTGCAGAGAAAGCTTTTAAGTCTATAGAGAATATTGGGAGAATCGATCTCGACAAGATAAAGTATGTTGTAGGTGTTGATGCTGCTTATCATAAAGGTTTAATGTATGGTGTCGCTGTTCTCCTAGATTTTTCAAGTGGAAACGTGTTAGAGCATAGTGTTGTTATTAAGAAGCCTCCAATACCATATGTTCCAGGGCTTCTCGCCTTCCGCGAAGCACCTGCGTATATTTCAGCTGTTCTAAAGCTTAGGCATGAACCAGATATTATATTTGTTGATGGACATGGGTTATCTCATCCCAGAGGACTAGGTATAGCTACCCATATAGGGTTAGTACTGGATAAACCATCGATAGGTGTGGCTAAGAAGAAACTATATGGTGAAATAAGAGAAATTAATGGCGAAAAATACCTTGAAGCACATGGAATGATTGTTGCCAGAATAATCAAGCATAAAGGACAAGAACTCTACATAAGCATAGGGTACAAGATAACTCTTGAAGACGCATACTTATTAACCACAAAACTATTAACACCTAAGTATAAGTTGCCATTACCAACAGCCATAGCTGATCAATTATCTAAGAGAATAGCGCATAGAAAGAAATAG
- a CDS encoding phosphate signaling complex PhoU family protein, with translation MNTYLDKEFHKLVKILNDMKDIIYKILDYTGKLFSEPNEYIRRDIRKSIEELINTIEIIRHDAFIESLVFIARFQPLGKELRLVEAYINVYYDIYRISRYCGEISRIDNIIDNFTNETFNDLREGFAWATEMVKLAIQSFIENNTDMARKVLDMDNKLDNLYINYLKKLKEMEKVPKYFATKTILARHIERIGDHATYIAEKVLDLNE, from the coding sequence TTGAACACATATCTCGATAAAGAATTTCATAAACTAGTTAAAATACTCAATGATATGAAGGATATTATTTATAAAATACTAGACTATACCGGTAAACTATTTAGCGAACCCAATGAATATATTAGGAGAGATATTAGGAAAAGTATTGAGGAATTAATCAATACCATTGAGATTATTAGACATGATGCATTCATTGAATCATTAGTATTTATTGCAAGATTTCAACCACTAGGTAAAGAACTAAGACTAGTCGAGGCTTATATTAATGTATATTATGACATTTATAGAATTAGCAGATACTGTGGAGAAATAAGTAGAATAGACAATATAATTGACAACTTCACAAACGAAACATTCAATGATCTCAGAGAAGGATTCGCATGGGCTACTGAAATGGTTAAACTAGCCATTCAAAGCTTTATAGAAAACAATACTGATATGGCAAGAAAAGTTTTAGATATGGATAATAAACTCGATAACCTCTACATTAATTATTTAAAGAAACTTAAAGAAATGGAAAAAGTACCTAAATACTTCGCCACAAAAACAATATTAGCAAGACATATAGAACGTATAGGTGATCACGCAACATATATTGCTGAGAAAGTACTAGATCTAAATGAATAG
- the pstA gene encoding phosphate ABC transporter permease PstA, protein MKSSSKRFVLDKLFKYIVITLSIIALTPLFLIIASIIVNGGNTLLEAGISFLYNLPPSPLSTSIGGIGPSLIGTLLLATTTIVIGLPLAFFTAVLAVEYPDSIIGRLVGVLTRSFVEIPTILIGVLIYTLMVIPMGRFSALAGAFALAIVALPYMYTYVERALSSIPWTYREAAYGLGLDKFKALIHVFIGIARRGIVAGILIGLAKASGETAPLLFTIGGSKYTYFRGLDQPIDSIPLLIYEFAQTPYEIYHRVAWGAALVLLLIYLVLFITLRAFVKRVEL, encoded by the coding sequence TTGAAGAGTTCTAGTAAGAGATTCGTATTAGATAAGTTGTTTAAGTATATTGTAATTACATTATCAATTATAGCATTAACCCCGTTATTCTTAATCATAGCCTCAATCATAGTTAATGGTGGTAATACATTATTAGAGGCTGGAATAAGTTTCCTATATAATTTGCCTCCATCACCATTATCAACTAGTATAGGTGGTATAGGACCCTCACTAATAGGAACATTATTATTAGCAACTACAACTATAGTTATAGGACTGCCTTTGGCATTCTTTACTGCAGTATTAGCGGTGGAATACCCTGATAGTATTATAGGTAGGTTAGTAGGAGTTTTAACTAGGTCATTTGTGGAGATACCTACAATTCTCATCGGTGTCTTAATATATACATTAATGGTTATACCTATGGGGAGATTCTCGGCTCTAGCAGGTGCGTTTGCTTTAGCAATAGTTGCTTTACCATATATGTATACATATGTTGAGAGAGCTTTATCCTCTATTCCGTGGACATATCGTGAAGCAGCATATGGGTTAGGCTTAGACAAATTTAAGGCGTTAATACATGTTTTCATAGGTATTGCGCGTAGAGGTATTGTTGCAGGTATACTTATAGGTTTAGCAAAGGCGTCTGGAGAAACAGCACCATTACTATTCACTATAGGTGGTAGTAAATATACATATTTTAGAGGATTGGATCAACCCATAGACAGTATACCTTTACTAATATATGAATTTGCACAAACACCTTATGAAATATACCATAGAGTCGCTTGGGGAGCGGCCCTAGTGCTTTTGTTAATATATCTCGTTTTATTCATAACTCTAAGAGCGTTTGTGAAGAGAGTGGAACTATGA
- a CDS encoding RecB-family nuclease: MRFVALYAPSSVQRIIDFVKTVFLFHDYQPIIIKPVGAAAQIGVPEAYKIAYRQKKSLIVLPEINDIIEVLGISEVYYLDERGEEIEINNLKKSSVALVINGGDQEPSKKELLNTRIVRVKGVDSSLPPVGLTAIILYLLSRDTM; encoded by the coding sequence ATGAGATTCGTAGCATTATATGCGCCATCAAGTGTGCAGAGAATAATAGACTTCGTTAAAACTGTTTTTCTATTCCATGATTACCAACCCATAATAATAAAACCGGTTGGTGCGGCTGCTCAAATAGGTGTTCCTGAAGCATATAAGATAGCGTATAGACAGAAGAAATCCTTGATAGTACTTCCAGAAATTAATGATATAATAGAGGTTTTAGGAATTAGTGAGGTATACTACCTGGATGAAAGAGGAGAAGAAATAGAAATTAATAATCTGAAAAAAAGCAGTGTAGCACTAGTTATAAATGGTGGAGACCAAGAACCAAGCAAAAAAGAATTATTAAATACCCGTATTGTCAGAGTAAAAGGTGTTGATTCCTCATTGCCTCCTGTAGGCTTAACTGCTATTATCTTGTATCTTCTCAGTAGAGATACCATGTAG
- a CDS encoding NAD(P)/FAD-dependent oxidoreductase has translation MTNSVRFRLTGIIPTPSKKEEKIYDVVVVGGGPAGLTAALYAARYQLKTIVVTKLLGGLVTEAPIVDDYPGLPEIPGNELVDKFVKHVRKYNVPIIIDEVINMIRKNNLWCVELRTTRRTICGYTVIYAIGSEKRKLGVPGEDRLAGRGISYCATCDGPLFKGKVVAVVGGGNSAFSSALYLASLASKVYVIHRREQFRAFPAYVERAKQDPKIEFITNTIIKEIIGDTKVRAIKLYNRATGDERILEVDGVFVEIGLIPPREFFEKIGVETDEYGYAKVGPDQSTNLPGVYVAGDAAGGPCKYRFEQIITAAAEGAKAADAAFKYILQNIKK, from the coding sequence ATGACGAATAGCGTTCGATTTAGATTAACAGGTATTATTCCGACACCTTCGAAGAAAGAGGAGAAAATATATGATGTAGTAGTCGTTGGTGGGGGGCCTGCTGGATTAACTGCAGCATTGTATGCTGCAAGATACCAGTTAAAAACAATAGTAGTAACAAAGCTTTTAGGAGGCTTGGTAACTGAAGCTCCCATTGTAGATGATTACCCGGGATTACCCGAGATCCCAGGTAATGAATTAGTCGATAAATTTGTTAAACATGTTAGGAAATATAATGTCCCCATTATAATCGATGAAGTCATTAATATGATTAGGAAAAACAATCTTTGGTGTGTAGAGCTTAGAACTACTCGGAGAACTATTTGTGGATACACAGTTATTTATGCAATAGGTAGTGAGAAGAGAAAGCTGGGTGTTCCAGGCGAGGACAGATTAGCTGGTAGAGGAATTTCTTATTGTGCAACATGTGATGGACCATTGTTTAAAGGTAAAGTAGTAGCGGTTGTCGGAGGAGGCAACTCGGCTTTTTCATCAGCATTATACCTAGCATCGCTAGCCTCAAAAGTATACGTAATACATAGAAGAGAACAATTCAGAGCATTCCCAGCATATGTTGAGAGAGCTAAGCAGGATCCAAAAATAGAATTCATAACAAATACCATAATCAAAGAAATAATTGGGGATACAAAAGTTAGAGCAATAAAACTATACAATAGAGCAACAGGTGATGAGAGAATACTTGAAGTAGACGGTGTCTTTGTTGAAATAGGGCTTATACCGCCGAGAGAGTTCTTCGAGAAAATTGGAGTAGAAACAGATGAATATGGTTATGCAAAAGTAGGGCCTGATCAATCAACGAATCTTCCAGGAGTATATGTAGCGGGAGATGCTGCTGGAGGACCATGCAAGTACCGATTCGAACAAATAATTACAGCAGCCGCTGAAGGAGCAAAAGCAGCAGATGCAGCATTTAAATACATTCTGCAAAACATTAAGAAATAA
- the pstC gene encoding phosphate ABC transporter permease subunit PstC, translating to MKGKMSRKDKLFLYSLLPFGGIILALFILLFKTLAENSLPIFLREGIHFILSNEWKPSETNPSLEYYGILSPIVGTIYTSLIALIIALPLSIALTIFINEFLPYNVKDLFINLVEIMAGLPTVIYGLWGAFVLAPILRDYVMLPIHRYLWFIPFFSCNPLSPLTIFTAGVILAIMITPFITSIIREAYENIPLTYREAILSLGATSYEYVKIMLSMIKPAVIAAILLGFGRAAGETIAVSMTIGNSFSLTTCLFAPGYTISSLIANQFGNAGFYHYMMNALYGAGLILLLVGVVLNTIGLYVLGRWRKQFEEF from the coding sequence ATGAAGGGAAAAATGTCTAGAAAAGATAAGCTTTTTCTTTACTCATTACTTCCCTTCGGGGGTATTATATTAGCTTTATTTATATTATTATTTAAAACATTAGCAGAGAATTCATTACCCATATTTCTACGTGAAGGAATACATTTTATTTTATCAAATGAATGGAAACCATCAGAGACAAATCCTTCCCTAGAATATTATGGAATATTATCACCAATAGTTGGAACAATATATACTTCATTAATAGCGTTAATAATTGCTCTCCCATTATCCATTGCTCTAACAATATTCATAAATGAGTTCCTACCATATAATGTGAAAGATTTATTTATAAACCTAGTAGAAATAATGGCTGGCTTACCAACAGTAATATATGGTTTATGGGGAGCCTTTGTACTCGCACCCATACTACGAGACTATGTAATGTTGCCTATTCATAGATATTTATGGTTTATACCGTTTTTCTCATGTAACCCATTGTCGCCCCTAACAATATTTACAGCAGGAGTTATACTTGCTATAATGATAACACCATTTATTACGAGTATTATAAGAGAAGCATATGAAAATATTCCGCTAACTTATAGAGAAGCAATATTATCTTTGGGAGCAACTAGTTATGAATATGTCAAAATAATGTTATCAATGATCAAGCCAGCAGTAATAGCAGCTATTTTATTAGGGTTTGGAAGAGCTGCTGGTGAAACTATAGCTGTTTCAATGACTATAGGTAATAGTTTCTCATTAACAACATGTCTATTCGCACCAGGCTATACTATATCATCACTAATAGCTAATCAGTTCGGCAATGCAGGATTCTACCATTACATGATGAATGCTCTCTACGGTGCTGGACTTATATTATTACTTGTAGGCGTGGTATTGAACACTATAGGTTTATATGTTCTAGGGAGGTGGAGGAAACAGTTTGAAGAGTTCTAG
- the pstS gene encoding phosphate ABC transporter substrate-binding protein PstS, which translates to MFKGKTIAMIAVISVLIMTSLLIYNVYISNTYTNSSLSTTTVQEEKSKVYLRGSGATFPLPLYEEWIEEFMNEQNNIIVDYEGIGSGAGQEQFFKGLTDFCGSDPPLSHEKWLEYKGKVLQLPTILGAVVVTYNVPEISRNIHLNISGEILALIYKGEIEYWDDPHIKSLNPAIADRLPHQKIIVVHRSDASGTTQIFTTFLHKSAPDIWPEELVGKTIDWPIDKTGRGIGGKGNPGVTAVVVNTKYSIGYIEYQYALKNNLPIAAVMNKEGVFVLPSKTTIQSAAKYALTTGLIPDSPDGDFSKELDAIIYAPGKDSYPITAFSHIFVWKHYDDKEKADAIKTFIKWIYTEGSKHVIEGYVAVPDEIKGIALKSINMIEG; encoded by the coding sequence ATGTTTAAAGGTAAAACAATAGCGATGATCGCAGTTATATCTGTACTAATTATGACATCCCTCTTAATCTATAATGTTTACATATCCAACACATACACCAATTCAAGCCTTAGCACAACGACAGTTCAGGAAGAAAAATCTAAAGTGTATCTAAGAGGATCTGGTGCGACATTTCCCTTACCCTTATACGAAGAATGGATCGAGGAGTTCATGAATGAGCAAAACAATATTATAGTGGATTATGAGGGCATAGGCAGCGGTGCCGGACAAGAACAGTTCTTTAAGGGCTTAACAGACTTTTGTGGAAGCGATCCTCCTCTCAGCCACGAGAAATGGCTTGAATATAAGGGTAAAGTATTACAGTTGCCAACCATACTTGGAGCTGTAGTAGTAACATATAATGTACCGGAAATATCGAGAAACATACATTTAAACATTAGCGGCGAAATTTTAGCCTTAATATATAAGGGAGAGATAGAATATTGGGACGATCCACATATAAAAAGCCTTAATCCAGCAATAGCCGATAGGCTTCCACACCAAAAAATAATAGTAGTTCATCGTTCAGATGCTAGTGGCACAACACAAATTTTTACAACCTTTCTACATAAATCAGCACCAGATATATGGCCTGAAGAGCTAGTAGGTAAAACAATAGATTGGCCTATAGATAAAACAGGAAGAGGTATTGGTGGTAAGGGTAATCCAGGCGTTACAGCCGTAGTGGTTAATACAAAATATTCTATAGGCTATATCGAGTATCAGTATGCTCTTAAAAACAATTTACCCATTGCGGCAGTAATGAATAAGGAGGGAGTATTTGTATTACCTTCCAAAACAACTATTCAATCAGCTGCAAAATATGCGCTCACCACAGGACTCATACCAGATAGCCCAGATGGAGACTTTAGCAAGGAGCTAGATGCAATAATATATGCACCAGGCAAAGATTCTTACCCAATAACAGCATTCTCCCACATATTCGTGTGGAAACACTATGATGACAAAGAGAAAGCCGATGCTATAAAGACTTTTATTAAGTGGATCTATACTGAGGGCTCAAAACATGTTATTGAGGGCTATGTAGCAGTACCAGATGAGATCAAGGGTATCGCGTTAAAATCCATCAACATGATTGAAGGCTGA
- a CDS encoding phosphate signaling complex PhoU family protein has translation MSRMIRRRIQVTGGSTFIVSLPKEWVKNVGLTPGSEVLIDILPDYSLRITPSHRKSRREVRVKEIEVGQDNIDSAIIEILSAYLAGYNIIKIRYRDISINALTRIIDKVRSKAIGLEILDEKSNELTLYSIVDTSLLTITEALEKMANTTRSMLEDVERILTRYDEKILISIVERDEVVDKLFLLITRQLNQLLLGELSPSNLGLVALPEALYMIISVKSIERIADHAVLISEIILKNNGRTLLPDQIVELFSKTKELYINAIKGLKSLNKKYANNVVTLFKELEKLEEKTRHNLINPLGFPEANLILDSIRRIKAYSLDIAESIINMITIREYIRT, from the coding sequence ATGAGTAGGATGATCAGGAGAAGGATCCAGGTAACAGGGGGGTCAACATTTATAGTATCTCTACCCAAGGAGTGGGTGAAAAATGTAGGATTAACTCCTGGTTCAGAAGTTCTCATAGATATTCTGCCAGACTACAGCCTCAGAATTACCCCCTCACATAGAAAGTCTAGGCGAGAGGTCAGGGTTAAGGAGATCGAGGTGGGTCAAGACAATATTGATAGTGCTATAATAGAAATTCTATCGGCATATCTAGCTGGTTACAATATAATAAAGATTAGATACAGAGACATAAGCATCAACGCTTTAACTAGGATAATAGATAAAGTTAGAAGTAAGGCAATAGGGCTCGAAATACTCGATGAAAAATCCAATGAGTTAACATTGTATTCTATAGTGGATACTTCATTACTCACCATAACTGAAGCACTAGAGAAAATGGCGAATACTACTAGATCAATGTTGGAAGACGTAGAAAGAATACTTACACGGTATGATGAAAAGATTCTTATAAGCATTGTTGAAAGAGATGAGGTTGTAGATAAGCTTTTCCTGTTAATCACGAGGCAACTAAACCAGTTATTATTAGGTGAATTAAGTCCCTCCAATTTAGGCTTAGTAGCCTTGCCGGAGGCGTTATATATGATCATATCAGTTAAAAGTATTGAGAGAATAGCAGACCATGCCGTTCTAATTTCTGAAATTATATTAAAGAATAATGGAAGAACGCTTTTACCTGATCAAATAGTTGAGCTGTTTAGCAAAACAAAGGAACTATACATAAATGCGATTAAGGGACTTAAGAGTCTGAATAAAAAATATGCTAATAACGTTGTAACGTTGTTCAAAGAATTGGAGAAGCTTGAAGAGAAAACTAGACATAACCTTATTAATCCTTTGGGGTTCCCCGAAGCCAACTTAATACTTGACAGCATAAGGAGAATTAAGGCTTATAGTCTCGATATAGCTGAATCAATAATTAATATGATAACAATAAGAGAATACATACGTACCTAG